In Zea mays cultivar B73 chromosome 7, Zm-B73-REFERENCE-NAM-5.0, whole genome shotgun sequence, the following proteins share a genomic window:
- the LOC103632716 gene encoding vacuolar iron transporter 1.2-like, giving the protein MALNGGKTTLVQDEEKQQLLLEKHTEKHFTAGEVVRDIIIGVSDGLTVPFALAAGLSGANASSALVLTAGLAEVAAGAISMGLGGYLAAKSEADHYNRELQREQDEIDTVPDVEAAEIADILSQYGLGPEEYGPVVTSLRNNPKAWLEFMMKFELGLERPEPRRALVSAATIALSYVAGGLVPLLPYMFVPEAARAMAVSVAVTLAALLFFGFVKGRFTGDRPFFSAVQTTVVGALASAAAFAMARAVQSI; this is encoded by the exons ATGGCGCTGAACGGCGGCAAGACGACGTTGGTGCAGGACGAGGAGAAGCAGCAGCTTCTGCTGGAGAAGCACACCGAGAAGCACTTCACAGCGGGCGAGGTGGTCCGGGACATCATCATCGGCGTCTCCGACGGCCTCACCGTGCCCTTCGCGCTCGCCGCGGGGCTGTCCGGCGCCAACGCCTCCTCCGCGCTCGTGCTCACCGCGGGGCTCGCCGAGGTCGCCGCCGGCGCCATCTCCATGGGGCTCGGAGG GTACCTGGCGGCGAAGAGCGAGGCTGACCACTACAACCGGGAGCTGCAGCGCGAGCAGGACGAGATCGACACCGTCCCCGACGTCG AGGCCGCCGAGATCGCCGACATCCTGTCGCAGTACGGGCTGGGCCCGGAGGAGTACGGCCCCGTGGTGACCTCCCTCCGCAACAACCCCAAGGCGTGGCTGGAGTTCATGATGAAGTTCGAGCTCGGGCTGGAGAGGCCTGAGCCCCGGCGCGCGCTGGTGAGCGCCGCCACCATCGCGCTGTCCTACGTCGCGGGCGGGCTGGTGCCGCTGCTCCCCTACATGTTCGTGCCGGAGGCCGCGCGCGCCATGGCCGTGTCCGTCGCCGTGACGCTCGCGGCGCTGCTCTTCTTCGGCTTCGTCAAGGGCCGCTTCACGGGCGACCGCCCCTTCTTCAGCGCCGTCCAGACCACCGTCGTCGGCGCGctcgcctccgccgccgccttcGCCATGGCCAGGGCCGTGCAGTCCATATGA